In the genome of Candidatus Zixiibacteriota bacterium, the window GCAACTGGCAGACGTCCGGCCAGATGGAAATCTACAATCCCTCCGGCGTCTTGGTCGCATCGGCATATGCCGACTGGGGCGCGAGGATCGATACGTTGCTGACCACGGCTGGCACGTACACCCTCCTCGTCATGGATCGGGAGGGGAACGACACCGGCTTGACCGCGATCTACGGCCTGCACATACAGAGAAAGCACAGCCCCGGATCGGCGGTCGCGCTGGCGTACGGTCAGACGCTCCTGGACACGATCACCCAGCGCGCCGAAATCCAGACCTATACCATCGCCGCCACCGCCGGTGATCGGATCATCACCCGCGCCAACAGCATCTGGCAGGCCTCCACGCAGATTGAGCTCTACAATCCGGTCGGCGGGCTGCTTCTGAGTCAATACGGCACCGGGACGGCCCGCATCGACACGGTTCTGAGCGCGACGGGCAACTACACACTCATGGTCATGGACCGTGAAGGCGACACGACTGGCGTCTATGGGATCCACCTGCAACGGCGCAATGGCCCGGCCTCGGCGACGGCGCTGGCGTATGGGCAGACGATCGTCGGCGCCACGACCAAACGCGCCGAGATTCAGGCGTACACGATCGCCGCGACCGCCGGGGACCGTATTGTCACCCGGCTCAGCAGTGCCTGGACCTCTTCCGGGCGATTGGAGCTCTACGATTCAACCGGCGGGCTCCTGGCGAGCAACAGCGGGAGCGGCGCTGCCCGGATCGATACCGTATTGGCCATCACGGGGGCATATACCCTGCTGGCCATGGACGCGGAAGGGGATGACGTTGGCAGCTACGGCATCCACCTGCAGCGACGGTTCAATCCCGGCAATGCCGACACGCTGGCGTATGACCAGACCGATCTGGACACCCTCACCCAGCGCGCCGAGATCCAGGCCTACAAGATCACGACCACGTCCGCCAACGAGCGCATTCTGGTGCGGATGAGCGGCGCGTGGGGCGCATCGAACCAGATTGAACTCTACAATGCCACAGGCGGTCTGGTGGCCGCCAGCTACGCCAGCGGCGGAACCAGGATCGACACCGTGCTGGCCACGGCGGGGATCTACACGCTGTTGGTCATGGACCGCGAGGGAGACAACACCGGCACATTCGGTGTGCACCTGCAACGGCGCTTCAATCCGGTCGGCGCCGCGATCTTGGAATACGGCCAGACCGCCTCGGGAACGATCAGCAACGCAGTGGAGATCGATGCCTACACGTTCAATGCCTCCGCGGGGGACCGTATCGTGGCGCGCATATCAACGGCATGGAATCCAACGCCGCGGCTCGAACTCTACGATTCCACCAGCGCCCCGGTGGCGACCGGTGACGGAACCTGGGGGGCGCGCATCGATACCGTGCTGTTGAAAGGCGGGAAGTACACCTTGTTGGTCCTCGATAAGGAGGGCGATAACACCGGCGCGTACGGCGTCCACATTCAGCGGCGTTTCCAGCCCGGCCACGGTGTGCCCTTGCTGTACGGCGACGCCAAGACCGACACATTCACCCAGTGGGCGGACATCCGCGCCTTCACCATCGTGGCCGACTCCGGCGATGCCATCCTCGTCCGGTTGCTCTCCAGTTGGCAATTCTCGGCGCAGATCGAACTGTACGACTCAGTCGGCGGACTCGTTGTCACCCGCGCGGGAGAGTACGGATATCGTCTGGACACGATCCTGCGCGGCGATGGCGAATACACGCTGTTGGTGATGGACACGGAGGGCGACAACACCGGGACATTCAGCGTCCATGTGCAACGGAAGTTCTCCCCGGCGCGGGCGACCGCGTTGGACTACGGCGGCGCCGATTCCGACACGATCCGGCATCTGGCCGAGACACGCGCCTACACGTTTGTGGCCGAAGCCGGCGACCGGATCATGGCGCGGATGCGCAGCGGGTGGGAGGCCTACGGGCGGCTGGAGTTGTACGACTCGGTCGGCACCATGCTGGCGTCCAATCAGGGTTCGTGGGGAGCCCGCATCGACACGGCATTGACCAATGCGGGGAAGTACACGCTCTTGGCCTATGATCCAAATGGGGACAACACCGGCCCGATCGGCGTTCATATCCAGCGACGCTTCCGGCCGGGACATGCCGACACGCTTGACGTCGACTCGGTGGGGTACACGGAGACGCTGGAGGATACGATCACCCACTGGGCGCAAAGCCGGGCCTACACGTTCTGGGGGCGCGCCAGCGACATTGTCGACCTCAAGGTAACAAGTTCCTGGGCTTCGCATCCGCTGTTCGAACTCTATGACTCGACCGGGACTCTGGTTCTTTCCGATTGGAATAATTGGGAAATCCACCACCCCGCTGTTGTCCTGCCGGGGAAAGGGTGGTACACGCTCCTGATCATGGACCGAGAGAGTGACGACGTCGGCTCATGCGCCGTCACCCTGGCAAAGACGTTTGCTGACGTCCGTGAGCTGCCCGACAACGCCCTCCCGACGGAATTCGCCTTGTCGCAGAACTACCCCAATCCCTTCAACCCCGCGACGACAATCCAATACGCCCTGCGACACGATTGTCACACGACCGTAACGGTCTTCGACATCCTGGGGCGAGCCGTGCGGACTCTCGTGGACACCGATCAGCCAGCCGGACGGTATGCGGTCACTTGGGATGGTCGCAGCGATGACGGCCGCGCCCTCGCCAGCGGGATCTATCTGTACCGGATTAAAGCTGCCGACTTCGTGGCGACACGGAAGTTGGTGCTGTTGAAATGATGGGATGCAAACGGGTGCCATGCACAAGCCCCCTGTGGCCTTGACCACAGGGGGCTTGTACGTGCGACTCGACCAGAGTTGTAGGTCAGGAGCCCTGCTTGCGGTAAGTAGGTCGAACCGTGCTCCTGACGTGGGGGCAGTGGGTCAAGCCCCTGCTTCCGACTATCCTCCCGGGCCGAACCAGCGGTCGTGGATGATCTGGAAGCGGCCGTCGCTTTTGATCCGAGCCAGCGCCCGGTTGATGCGTTCGAGCAGCTCGGGGTCGTCCTTGCGGACGGCGAGACCGTAGTTCTCCGCAGTCAGAGTCGGGCCGACGATCTTGGCCGCGCGTCGCTGCCGGATGATCAACTCGGTCGTCGGGCGATCGTTGATGACCGCATCGAGACGCCGGTTCTCCATGTCGATGAAGGCGGCACCAATGTTCTCAAAGGAGACGACCTTCACGCGCGGAATCTGCGCCGCACGCCGTTCACCGGTCGTGCCGAGCTGCACGCCGACTGTGCGGCCGACCAGATCATCGACGCTGCGGATGGTCGTATCGGACACTGGCACCGCCAGCGCCTGTCCGGCATCGTAGTAGGGATCAGAGAAGGCCACATGTCGGGCGCGCTCGGGCGTGATCGTGAACGTCGACGCGATCAGGTCGTACTTCTCCGAGACCAGGCCGGCGATGATGCCGTCGAAGGGCACAACAACAAACTCCGGAGCGCAGTGCAGCTCGCGGCAGATCTCGCGCACCAGATCGACGTCGAATCCCTCGACATGCCCGGAGGCGGTGTCGATCCACTCGAATGGCGGGTAGGTGGCATCTGTGCCGACCCTTAACACGCCGGTGCGCGACAAACGGCTCCACCCCGATTCATGCCCGCCGCAACGCCAGAACGCCAGCAACAAGAGACAACAGACCCCGATCAGAGGGATCCACTGCGCCGCTGGCAAACCGGCTCTGGGCACCCGGAGGTTCATGTTGGCAATAATCGCCCCCCCGTGGCCCCGTTCAAGAACAAATCCCGCGCCAGGCGCGGGATTTGACGTTCTGGGAACTCGGTGGAAGTCCGTCGAGTTCAATCAGTTGGCTTTGTCCCGATCCTATGTCGCCGAGGCGGGACTGCCGCCCGTCGCGGTGTGCAGACGCAGCGACGAGACGACCGACTCCACATAGAGGGTGATCTGTACCGGTTTTGAAGCGAATCCCGGCGTTTCCCTGGCCTCACCCGATTCAATCAAATCGAGATCACCGGATGAGAAACCCTGCAGGACCGAACTGCGCTTGACGCGGACTCCGGCCCCGGCGGGCACGGTCACATCGACGGAGGCGGCCGCACTGGCGAAACGGCACTCCACAGCATGCACCATCGATCCGAATGTCACATCGATGTCCCCGGCTGCGGTGGAGAGGGTCATCGTTTCCAACGGCACATCGGCGAAGTCCAATCGCATCCGCGCGGCCGCTCCCGCGACTGTCAGAGCGACCGGCAGACTGTCGCTGAGTTTGATGATCCACTGGTCACGTCCCCGGCGGCTCTTGCGGGAACGGTCGGCGACATTGACATCGAGTGTCCCGCCACTGGTCTGGGATCGTACACGTGGTTTCTCGTCCCGGTAGGTGATCCGTCCCTCGACCGCGTTCCCGGCTTGGGCGCCATCGCGCATAATCAGGCGACCGGCCGTCATCTGCAAGGCGAGTTCCAGACGGTTGATCCCCGGCGCGAGAGTCTCCGACCAAGTGTAGACATCGCTCTCGTCATCACTGGAATAATGACTCCAATCGTCGTGCCACCAGACCGAACCGCCACCGCGTTCTCCGGCGATGACCGCATAGGCCAATGTGAGGATGATGACGATGGGCGACAGCCAAGCCAAAGGGCGCAAGGACGCCGTCGACGAAAAGATCTTCTCCAAGCCGATGGCGATCAGAATCACCGGCCAGAGTCTCCAAATGTAGGACCAGAAGTTGATGCTGATCGCGCCCGTCGTGTTCAGCAGCAACAGCACGCCGATCGCGACCAGGATCACGCCCCAGCGCACCCTACCGACCATTCTCCACCTCCGTGATCTGAGCCGCCGGTTCATCGACACGATCCTCTCCCGTGGCGGGCGCCACCGCGCGATAGATCAGCGCGCCTCCGATGCCGATCAGGATCAACGGCCAGATGTACTCGAAATCAAACCAGAAGAAGAAGCGATGCAAAAGGAAGATCAGTCCCAGCCCGATCAGGATGATCCCCGGTAGAAAACCGGGACCGTGCTTCTGGGTCTTCGCGGCCGGTTGCGCGGGAGGTGGCACTTCTGCCGCCGGGGCGGCGACCGGCACGAGCGGGCGACGCGGAATGACGATCCACCCTATGATGTAGGCCAGAATTCCGATGCCGCTGGCAAAGATCAAAAGCACGAACAACAGACGAATCCAGGTGGGATCGATGTCGAAATGCTCACCCAGTCCGCCGCAGACGCCGCCTATGACCTTCGTGTCATTGGAACGGTACAGTCGTTTGGTCATCGCCACACCTCTCCGGGGTCAAAGAGACAGCCCAGCCACAGCGCGTGACCCCGGTTAGAACGTACGTGTCCCCCGAAGGGAAGTTTCGCCTGTCCGCGCCATCGTGAACGCGCCGACTGGTCGACGGCCGGTCCTCAGAGGAAACGCCAGAGACAACCCTCCCCAACGGAACTCAATCGTCGGGAGGGGGCGTAGAATCGCCGCGCGATGGCCTGCGCCGTTCGGCCTCCCCGGTCATCGGAACAAAGCGTACGCCGAACTGCTCCTCGACCTTGACGCCATCGGGCGTCTTGGTCAGAACAACCAGCGTCTGCTCCCCCCGTCCCAGAGGAAGGACCATGCGGCCGTTGACCCTGAGCTGGTCGATCAGCGGTTGTGGCACATGATCGGGAGCGGCGGTGACGATGATCGCATCGAACGGCGCCTGGTCGGGCCAACCCTGATAGCCATCGCCGACGCGAACATGCACATTCTTGTAGCCGAGGGCGGTCAGCGTGGATTCGGCCCGTCGGCCCAATGGCGCGAGGATTTCGATCGTGTAGACTTCGCCGACGATCTCCGCCAGAACCGCGGCCTGGTACCCAGAGCCGGTGCCGATCTCCAGCACACGATCCTTCGGCCCGGCGTGCATCGCCTCGGTCATCGCGGCCACGACATACGGTTGAGAGATGGTTTGTCCCAACCCGATCGGCAATGGCCGGTCGTCGTACGCCTCCTCCAAGTGCTCATCCGGCACAAAGCGATGGCGGAGGACGGTCCGCATGGCATCGAGCACGACGGAGTCGGTCACACCCCGCGCGGCGATCTGACTTTGCACCATCGCGGCCCGGCGGCGGGCATGGACACCGGATCCGGAATCAGGCGCTGCCCGTTGACCGGGCGGAGAACCCCATGTCTCGGATCCCGACGCGACCAACGCCACTACTCCCACAGCCAGAGACAGCCACCAGAGCACCACACTCATTCTACGGCGTTCATCCATACGGACAAAGTCCTTTCCGTGGTACACCGGTCAAGAAAAAGCCCCGCTGGGAGAAAGCGGGGCCGGCGAATCGCCGCAAGGGCCAGGGAGGGCCGCTATTTACCCATCGAGACCCGCCGCTCCTGCAATCGGGTACGTCGGTTTGCCCACTCGCTGGAGCCGCCGGAGTCGTCCGCGACCTCAAGGTATTCTTCGACGACTTGGATTGCCGAATCCACCAGCGCGGTTTCCTGGCAGATCATTCCGAGGCGGAACCACAGGGCTGCCAGCCGGGCCTGATCGGAATCGGAGCGGTCGAGCGGCGCCATCGCTTGGATCTCGCCGATCTGCCGCCTGAGATCGGCCATTTCATCGAACCGCCGCATCGCCTCCGCCGGCGACTGGCTGTCGGCGAATCCCGCCGGAACAGGGTGCCGCGGCGCTTCCAGAAGAGGACCGGGAGCAGGAAAAGTCCCGGCCGTCTCGCTGCCGACATAGCCCTGCATCTGACGCTCGTAGGCAGAAAACGCTCCCTGAGCCGCAGGACCGAGCTCATCGGCCACCGGTTGCCCTGGCGTGTCAGGGGCAATCTGCCCCACGATCGTCACCTGCCGCTTGGGCCACACCCGACCCTCGTCCTGGTGCATTGCGGTCGGGCGATCGGCGACGACACTTCCTTGTTCCGGAGGCACGGCATCCGTTGCGGAAGTCACGGGCGGAGTTCCCCCGTCGGTGCTCGGCGCAGACGGCATTGCCGGTTTGGGAGACGGTGACTCTGTCTTCTCGACCTGTGCCTCGGGGGACGATAGCTTCGGTCCTTCGGCCAAGCGGGTTGACGCACGGGTTCGGGTGGCATCCGGTTGCGCCGGTTCCGGCGTCGCAGTCTTCGCACCGGTGGCGCTTGGCTCTTCCGCCGGCGTGTCGACAGCGCGGATAACCGGCACCTCGGATTCCATCAACGGAGGGGTCGAATACTCACGCACAATGCCGCGCCCGATCACGAAGGCCAAGACGGCGACGGCGGTCGCCGGAGCCCAACCCCACGCCCAGTTCCAGCGCAGACGTGAAGGAGTCGGACGAATCGTGACCTGACGCCCATCCACCAACCGCCGTTGCACACGAGCGGGCAACGTTTCCCAATACAGAGCACCCGGTTCGCAGTCCGGGTCCTCACTGATCGCGCGATCCAGCAGACGCACCGACTCCACGAATTCCCGGCACCAGGGACATACAGACATGTGCTCTCGAAGCGACCCCGGGAGAGCATCGACTCCCTGGCGCCAAACCCACGTGTGCAACTTGCGGCAACTCATGGCTCACGACCTTGCGAAGACGACATTCCAGAACCGGGCAGTACCGCCCACAACAGATATGATCGGAGACTCATGCCACGCACCCGATCTATGACTTCTACCTGCCACGCCGTGGCTTATTCCCGCCTCATTCCCGCAAATCCTCGATCATGTCACCCAGCTCCGTTCGCAGCCTCCGGCGAGCGCGGGATAGACGCGACATCACGGTTCCCATCGAGATTCCCAGAGCATCCGCGATCTCCTCGTAGGACATTCCGTCCTTTAGCCTTAGGAGCAGGATCGTGCGATAGAGAATGGGGAGCGAGTCAATCGCCCGGTCGAGCCGATCCATGATCCGTCGACGCCGGAAAGCGGTGTCGGGCTCAGATGCCTCCTTCTCAAAATCCGTCGGCTCGGGTCGGTTCTCCTCCGCCCAACGAGCGCGGAACTGCTGTTTGCGCAACAGATTAAGCGCCAAGTTCACCGCGCTGCGACAGAGCCACGCGCCCAACGGCCGCTTTGGATCAACCCGAGAGATCGCTTCGTAGGTACGTACGAAGACCTCTTGGGTGACTTCGTCGGCCAGATCATGGGTACGGACTACATGGAACGCCCACCGATAAACCCTTCTCTGATAGCGCCTTACAAGAACATCGTAAGCATAACGATCCCCGCTCTGGGTCGCGCGTATCAATTCCTCCTCGGAGACTCCCTCTGAGGCCTTTTCGCCGCGATCATCCATAACGGCTACCGTCGGTGCTTGCCGCTATTCCCGTGGACTCTGGGCGTTCAGGTCAAACCAGATTTCGCCGCGGCGATTCTCGCCCGCCAAACGCCAGACAAAGAGCTCCCAAGCCAAACGGGGCGGGAGCAGGGAACTCTTCATGGCCCAATCTGTCTCGAAGACGACCTGTGAAACGGCGGTCAGCCCATCCCGTCCAAGGGCTGCCGCCAGAGGACGGAGTCGGCGGACAAGGTAGTGGTGAATCCCGAGAGACTGACCGGCCTCGTGGTCGGTCTTGTCCGCCATGTCCAGGAGGCGGAACAGCCGCATGCACTGCCCCTGCACCTGGGTCAACCACAGAAAGGTCCTGTCTCCCGACGAGAGGAGGGAGTTCACGATTCCCAGGGAGCGCTGCAACTCCCCGGCGATGAGCGCTTCGATCAGGAGATAGATGTCGTGCTCACCGTCGCCGGCAATCACCGTCTCGATGTCGCCGACCTCGATCCGTCGCTTCTGCCCGATGAACAAGGTGACACGCTCGAGTGTTTGCGCGACGGCGAACAGATCGGTCCCATGAACGCTACTGATGAGCTCCGTGGCCTGCGGCGACAGCACCCAACCGATCTCACCGGCGAGCCGCTTGACCCATCCGGGGATGTCGTCCTGGTAGATGCGGGGGAAGACCTCGCACGGCCCCAGATTCGCCAATGTCTTGTAGAATGACGTCCGGCGATCGATCGACTCGGCCGTCAGGAGGATCTTGGTTGTGGGTCCGCATCCGGAGACAATGTCGGCCAACTCCTTCTGCCGCGCCGCCGGAAGGCGATCGATCTGTTCCACGACGATCAACTGCACCGTCTCGAACAACGGCACGGTCGTGCCCAATTCCAGCAGCCGGTCCATCTCCACGTGAGGCGCGGTGAAGATGCGTAGCGCCGCACCGGGCGCTTCCCTGCGCCAAACACTCTTCCAATGCTCCGTGGCCTCCCAGAGCAGATAGGGATTCTCGGCGACGATGAGATGGAATGAACCGAAATGTCCCTTGGCGCGATCCTCGGAAAAGCCCATACCTGTTCCCCCGGCCGCAGAACATACGGCAGAAATGCACACACAGCCAAGCGGCTTCATCGCCGCATGGCTGTCGTTCGGTCGCGATGCGGGGCGCGCGCACCCGCCTCCGCGCTCAGGCACCGCCCGGTGGGCCGGCCGGATTCTCATTCCGGGCCACCCAGTCGATCGTGTAGGGGATGCTCTGCTTGAGGAGCAGCGCCGCGTTGCGGAACCCTTCGAGTTCCCGGCGGCAGAGGAGCCTCTTGTTGACCTGATTGACGACCGTGAAGGAATCGCCGAAGATTTCCAGCGTCCGTTCGGTGAACAACTGCGGATTGATCTGTACGAATTCCAACAGGGCCAACAGCCCGGCATACTCGCAGGCTGCCTTTGTGCCGGTGTAGCGCGCCCGGAATGTGATCGAGAGCTCGGGGATGACAAAGGACACGAACCCCTCGCCGGCTTGGTCGGCGGGGCCGGGCTTTTGCGATGAAAAGTAGCAGCGCATCGACAGGTCTCCCTCTCGTGCGCTCCGATGCAAAGCCAATGCCGCCGGTTCCCGTTGTCCGTGGCCCATGAGGACAAGGGGCTTCAGCCCCATGATTCCCGTTGCAACTCCACGCCTAGACGCCACCGCCCGCGTTCGTAGGGGCGCAATTCATTGCGCCCGAACGTGAAGGGCGTGATGAATCACGCCCCCACGCGTAGGGGATTGCCTGCTGGTCTCAGCGCGACTTGGGAGACCGACGTCCCGGGCGGTACGGACGCGGATCGGTTTCTGCAATCGGTTGCAGTATTCTGACCGAGCCCGATGCGACAGACCAGAATCCTAAACCCGCTCGAACGGATCGAACAACTTCCGGTATTCGAGCATGGCGTAGCGGTCGGTCATTCCGGCGATGTAGTCGCAGACGACCTGGCGCACCTGGCCGGCCATGGTGTCGCGCAGACGGGCGCGGAACTTCGGATCGAGTTGACGCGGTTCCTGTGCATACGCGTCGAACAACGCGTGCACGATGCGTTCCGCCTTCAGCGACATCCGCACCAGCCGGTAGTGACGGTACATCGAGTGGTAGAGGAACTCCTTCAGGACACGGATTCGCTCTGAGAATTCCGGCGAGAATGTCACGATCAGCCCCTTGGCGGCGCGCACGTCGTCGAGCGTCTTGATGCGTAGCTCCTCGAGCGCCAGTCGCGCGTGATCGACCAGGTCGGTGACCTGCCGATTGATGAGCAGCCGGACTACGTGATGCCGTCGCAGACGACGGTCCAGATTGGGGTAGATCCTCTCCGACTCCTCATTCAACTCACGCCACAGCGGCACTCCGGCCAGATCATCCCAACCGTACAATCCCGCGCGCAGGCCGTCATCAAGATCGTGCGAGTTGTAGGCGATCTCATCGGCCAAATTGACCAGTTGCGCCTCCAAGGTCGGCTGCCATTCGGGATGGAAATCCCCGGCGTCGGGATGGGCCCGGTCGTAGATCGTCTCATGCTTGACGATTCCCTCGCGGACTTCGAAGGTCAGATTCAGGCCGGAATACTCCGGGTACCGCTCTTCAAGCACATCGACCACGCGCAGCGACTGCCGATTGTGCGAGAAGCCGCCATCCGGCTGCATCTTCTTGTCCAGCGCCTCTTCGCCCGCATGCCCGAAGGGTGTATGCCCCAGATCATGTGCCAGGGCCACCGCCTCGGCGAGGTCCTCGTTCAATGCCAGCGCGCGGGCGATCGACCGGGCAATCTGCGCCACCTCGATCGTGTGCGTCAGCCGCGTGCGGTAGTTGTCCCCCTCGTGATTGACAAACACCTGGGTCTTGTATTCGAGCCGTCGGAACGCCGCTGAATGGATGATCCGCTCGCGGTCGCGCTGGAACTCGGTGCGGTATGGGTGCGACGGCTCCCGGTGAACGCGGCCCAACGATTGTGCGCTGTGCGCCGCGTACGCCGCCAGGTATTGCCCTTCATGCCCTTCCAATGTTGATCGCACCATGATTGAATCCTGACCCAGTTCGATGTGTAGGGGCGGTTCGAGAACCGCCCGCCTCCGTGCCCGTCACCAACGCCACCCAAACCCGATGAGATGCGTCCCGCCCAAGTCCGCATGGCTCTGGTAGGCGTAGTCGATCGTCCCTCCCCAATAGGCAATCCGTCCCCCCAACGAATAGCGGATCGGATCAAAGGTCAATCCAGATAGGAACTCCACGCCGCGACCGAGACGCAGCCGCTGCCCCAAGCCGAACCGATCATGTCCCGGCTGTGCCGCCCAGATCCCGGCCAAGGTGATATCGGGCGGGGCTGACCACGCCGCCGAGATCTCGACCGCCGGATTCCGGTTCTCCCCGGTGTAGAGCGGATCGACATCGATGCGACGCAAAGCCGCGCCTGCAACAACAGAAGAAACGGGCCGTGCGGCCAGCGCCAGCGCCAGATTGGCGCCATTGTACCGGCTCTCGTTCTGACCATATTCGACGCGCTGAAACTCCCAGGTCGTCCCCACTGTCCAACCGGGACGCAGGCGAAATGCCGCTGCGAGCACTCCCTGTGTCTCCAGATACAGTCCCGATTCCCCGAATCGCGAAAATCCCACCCCCAGACCGATTCTCCGCGCAACCCGATGCCAGACACCGGCCGTGATTTCCTCCAGCTCGCTGAGTCCGTAGAGACTGCGATATGATATCTCTCCGGAGCCGTCTTGGGCGGACAACTGTCGCATCGCCGGATTGATCCACAGTAGACCGGCGCCATCCGGATCGGCGGCATAGGCGCCCCCGAGCGCAATGATGGCGGCCGACCCGAAGTCATCGTCGATGCCACCCGATGCCGGTCCCGCCTGGAACAACAGGCCGAGACAGACAGTCACGATCAGCCCGGTTCGTTTCACGTGCACGTGAATCATGCCCCCCGAATCACGGCCCCACCACGACGACGACCTTCCGCGTCGCCCCCGAGGGGTCCGACCGCGCCAGTAGAATATAGGGTCCCGGCGGCAAAGCGTGTCCGTCATCGTCCCGGGCATCCCAGGCGATCGCGCCGGTGGCCGCCGGTTGGTCCGCGACAATCATTCGCACCCGGTGCCCGGTGCGATCGTACACTTGCAGCGTCAACTGTTCGCCGATCTCCATGCGA includes:
- a CDS encoding deoxyguanosinetriphosphate triphosphohydrolase, which gives rise to MVRSTLEGHEGQYLAAYAAHSAQSLGRVHREPSHPYRTEFQRDRERIIHSAAFRRLEYKTQVFVNHEGDNYRTRLTHTIEVAQIARSIARALALNEDLAEAVALAHDLGHTPFGHAGEEALDKKMQPDGGFSHNRQSLRVVDVLEERYPEYSGLNLTFEVREGIVKHETIYDRAHPDAGDFHPEWQPTLEAQLVNLADEIAYNSHDLDDGLRAGLYGWDDLAGVPLWRELNEESERIYPNLDRRLRRHHVVRLLINRQVTDLVDHARLALEELRIKTLDDVRAAKGLIVTFSPEFSERIRVLKEFLYHSMYRHYRLVRMSLKAERIVHALFDAYAQEPRQLDPKFRARLRDTMAGQVRQVVCDYIAGMTDRYAMLEYRKLFDPFERV